The DNA segment CGAATCCTGCAGATTCCCGGTCAGTTCCTCCGTCTCTGCCGCTGGATCGTCTTCGTTCACGGTGTGACCACATTCTCGCGAGAGATTCACGCGCTACATATATCCTTCGCACCGTTTATACCGTCTAACCAACTGTCTGGGGCCAGGAATAGAGGTGACTGTCATGGGTGATGGACCGGTATTCCAGGGTACCGATTGCGAGGCGAAACTCGGTTCGTTCGCGCCGTCGCCACTCCTCGTCGGGTGTCGGTTCCTGGCTTCAAGCGGTCGCTGAACGCCGACGTGTCACCGGAGTGGCCGTCCAGAAGTGACCCTGCGGGTTCGTACCCGGCCGCTCCACTCGCTCACTGGATGTGGCCTTCGCGACGGAGCTGGTCTGCGTCCGATTTCTCGTAGCGCCACGTGATGTCCGCCTTCTCGTCCTGCCAGTCCCACGGGGAGACGAGGACGACGTCGTCCTCGCGGATCCAGATTCGCTTTTGCATCTTGCCCGGAATGCGGGCCGTTCGTTCCGTCCCGTCGGCACAGCGCACCGTGACTCGGTTGGCGCCGAGCATGTCCGTGACGGTCGCGAACACCTCGTCGTCGTCGGGCATCCGGAGGTTCTTGCGACCGCCCTCCTCGTCACTCATGAGCGCGAGTTCGGGCTGGAGGCGTTTAACTGTTAACGGTCCGGCGAGACGGTCCGCGACGGATACCGGGCGCCGCCCGTGCCGATCCGGCACGAATCAGCGTCTTTATTCCGTCGGCCCGGCCAGTCGGCGTATGCTCGACAAACTCGGCGCGAGTGGAGTGGCTGGAATCGTGCTGTTGCTGGCCGGACTCGGCGTCATCGGCCTGTTCTACTGGGAAGTCGCCGTCGGACTCGTGCTCGTCCTCGCGGGGATCGCGCTGATCGCGAAGGGGCTGATCACGTCCGTGATGCAGTCGTTCGGGATGTTCTAAACCGGTTTCGCGAACCGCGGCCGTTCGGTCGGCGCGCTCGCGTCGCTCACGCCTCGTGGTCCCCGGCCCGGTGCTCGCTGATGACCCGATCGACCATCGAGGCCTTGCGCGACCGTTCGCGTTCGCGCGCCCGTTCGCGCCAGTCTTCGATAGCGGCTTCGACGTCCGACTCGCGAGCGACCGCGAGTTCGTCGACCTCCTGCATCGCGACGTCGTCGGCGGGTGCGACCGGGATCCCGGCGTCGAATAAGATTCGGTCGGCGACATCGGAGAGCCCGCCGGCGTCCCGGAGGACGATGCGGGGTTCGAACTCGGCGAGCAGCGTCGCCGTGGAGCGACCGGCGCCGCTGGCGTCCCGGAGGTAGACCACGTCGTCCGGGGCGAGTCCGTACGCCTCGTCGGCCGCGTGGATGGCGTCGCGGCTGAACTTCTCGATCACCTTCACGGGCACGAGGCCGGCCTTCTTCTCCGCGACGTCGGCGAAGTTCGAGTGATCGAGCTTCCAGAGGGCCTTCATCCGCTCGACCGTGTCCTCCAGGGCCGCGACAGCTTCGCGCGCATCGTCGCGCTCGCGTTCGAGCTGGTCGGCGCGACGGCGCAGGCGGGTCACCTCGCGGTCGGTCCTGACCTCGCGACGCGCCTCGCTCCTGGCCGTCTCGAGGTCGGATTCGAGCGACTCGATGCGCTCGTCCCGGTCTGCGAGGTCCTCCTGGAGGTCCGAGACGTGCTCTTGTAACCGCTCGACCTGGTTCTCGAGGGCGTTGATGCGCTTTTCCTCCGCCGTGAGCTCGCGCGGTTCGTGCGTCTCCTCGGCCGTGTCGGGCTGGTCGTCGTCTTGCAGGTCGGCCAGGACCGCTTCGACGGACTCCTCGCCGGCGACGACGCGGTCGATGACGACGCCGCGGTCGATCCCCGGCGGCACCTTCGCGGTGATGCGTTCGAACTGGTCTTCGTGGGCGTCGACGGCGAAGAGGGCGGCCGCGAGCGCGTCGCGCTGGTGATCGTCGTCGTAGGGATGGTCGCGCGTCCGGTGTTGTTTCTCGTCGATCGGCAGGTCGCGTTCGGGGGTCCACCCGGCGGCGTCGAAACTTCGCCGGAAGGACTCGACCGTCTCGGGCATCGGCGTCACGTCCGCCGCGACGACGACCGGACGGCCGCGCTCGACGATCCACTCGATCACGTCCGCCGCGTCCGACAGCCGCGAACTCCAGACGTCGTGAACCTGGCCGTCGAGCGAGACGACGGCGACCGCGGTCGTCGTCCCGGGATCGATTCCCACCACGACGTACTCGAGGCGCTTCGCCAGCGGTCTGAACTCGATGCCGTCGCGGCGTTCGCGTTCGATCTCGACGCGGACGTCGCCGGCGCGGGACGCCGAGACCGGGATCTCCTCGGGGCGGGCCTCGACGGTGAAGACGGCGTTGGCGAACCCGCCGTAGGCCTCCCGTACCTCGCGCTCGTAGTCGAGGTTCGCCCGGTCGAGTTCGGATTCGACCTCGCGCGCTCGTTTCTTGACGGAGCCGTGGATCCGGCGGGTGTAGCGGTCCTCACTCCAGCCGCCGCTGCCCGTCGAGCGCCCGCGCGAGACCTTGACCGTGGTCGTGTCGGTGAACGCGGAGACCTCCTGGCCGACGTTGTGGGCGGCGAGCCTGGCGGCGGCTTCGGCCTCCTGCATCGGATCGGAGCCGTAGGGGATCCCGTGACGGTTCGCGACGCGAGAGAGCGGCTCGGGTCGCTCGTCGCCGGTCACCTGTACCAGTCTGGTCTCGGTTGGGAGCGACCCCAGGAAGTGAACGAGCGCGTCCTTGTCCGCGGCGAGTTCGTACATGTTGTCCGTGGCGACGATCGCCGGTTCCCGGTCGGCGATGAGTCGCCGGAGCTTCCGGTGGGAGACGACGTCTCGCTCGACGCCGTCGTCGGTGAGGACGGCGAGCGCGTAGGAGGCGTCGCCTCGAACGTCGCCCTGGTGGACGTCGACGCCGAAGACGACCGAGTCGAGCGCACTCGTTCGCGTGTGCACGCCCGCCGATAGGGCCGGATGGCGTATAAATGCGACGCGGCCCGCGGGTGGTGGGACGGTGATCCGCCAGAACGTCGGTCGGCCGGTCCGATCAGGAATCGGTGTACGGAATCTCGATTTCGTCGCCGTCTTCGGGCAG comes from the Halovivax cerinus genome and includes:
- the eif1A gene encoding translation initiation factor eIF-1A; the encoded protein is MSDEEGGRKNLRMPDDDEVFATVTDMLGANRVTVRCADGTERTARIPGKMQKRIWIREDDVVLVSPWDWQDEKADITWRYEKSDADQLRREGHIQ
- a CDS encoding DUF7470 family protein, whose product is MLDKLGASGVAGIVLLLAGLGVIGLFYWEVAVGLVLVLAGIALIAKGLITSVMQSFGMF
- a CDS encoding DUF460 domain-containing protein; the protein is MHTRTSALDSVVFGVDVHQGDVRGDASYALAVLTDDGVERDVVSHRKLRRLIADREPAIVATDNMYELAADKDALVHFLGSLPTETRLVQVTGDERPEPLSRVANRHGIPYGSDPMQEAEAAARLAAHNVGQEVSAFTDTTTVKVSRGRSTGSGGWSEDRYTRRIHGSVKKRAREVESELDRANLDYEREVREAYGGFANAVFTVEARPEEIPVSASRAGDVRVEIERERRDGIEFRPLAKRLEYVVVGIDPGTTTAVAVVSLDGQVHDVWSSRLSDAADVIEWIVERGRPVVVAADVTPMPETVESFRRSFDAAGWTPERDLPIDEKQHRTRDHPYDDDHQRDALAAALFAVDAHEDQFERITAKVPPGIDRGVVIDRVVAGEESVEAVLADLQDDDQPDTAEETHEPRELTAEEKRINALENQVERLQEHVSDLQEDLADRDERIESLESDLETARSEARREVRTDREVTRLRRRADQLERERDDAREAVAALEDTVERMKALWKLDHSNFADVAEKKAGLVPVKVIEKFSRDAIHAADEAYGLAPDDVVYLRDASGAGRSTATLLAEFEPRIVLRDAGGLSDVADRILFDAGIPVAPADDVAMQEVDELAVARESDVEAAIEDWRERARERERSRKASMVDRVISEHRAGDHEA